One window of Kiloniellales bacterium genomic DNA carries:
- a CDS encoding tyrosine recombinase XerC, whose amino-acid sequence MAGPAGLTDLEAACAADLRAAVADWVAWLAQQKRASPHTLAAYRRDLADFLGFLAKHLGGRPDLGDLARLRPADFRAWLSARARAGLGRRSQARALSVLRGFFRWLQREGLVENPAVGSLRAPRPPASLPRALTPEEAARSLETVTELSDEDWIGKRDLAVLMLLYGCGLRIGEALSLTAAEAPRPRQEALTVRGKGRKERSLPLLPAVIEAVQAYLAACPYPLRPEGPLFLGQRGGALGPRRIQEKVRELRVLLGLPEDATPHALRHSFATHLLGAGGDLRAIQELLGHASLSTTQRYTAVDGARLLGVYDAAHPRARG is encoded by the coding sequence ATGGCTGGACCTGCCGGCCTGACCGACTTGGAGGCGGCCTGCGCCGCCGACCTGCGCGCCGCCGTCGCCGACTGGGTGGCTTGGCTCGCGCAGCAGAAGCGGGCCTCGCCGCACACCCTCGCGGCCTATCGGCGGGACCTTGCCGACTTCCTCGGCTTTCTCGCCAAGCACCTGGGCGGGCGCCCCGACCTCGGCGACCTGGCGCGGCTGCGGCCGGCCGACTTCCGGGCCTGGCTCAGCGCGCGGGCGAGGGCCGGGCTGGGCCGCCGCTCCCAGGCCCGGGCACTCTCGGTGCTGCGCGGATTCTTCCGCTGGCTGCAGCGCGAAGGCCTGGTCGAGAACCCGGCCGTCGGCAGCCTGCGCGCGCCGCGCCCGCCGGCAAGCCTGCCCCGGGCGCTGACCCCGGAGGAGGCGGCGCGCAGCCTGGAGACGGTCACTGAGCTCAGCGACGAGGACTGGATCGGCAAGCGCGACCTGGCGGTCCTCATGCTGCTCTACGGCTGCGGCCTGCGGATCGGCGAGGCGCTCTCCCTGACCGCCGCCGAGGCACCGCGGCCGCGCCAGGAGGCCCTGACCGTGCGCGGCAAGGGCCGCAAGGAGCGCAGCCTGCCGCTGCTGCCGGCGGTGATCGAGGCGGTCCAGGCCTATCTCGCCGCCTGTCCCTACCCACTGCGTCCCGAGGGGCCGCTGTTCCTCGGCCAGCGCGGCGGCGCGCTCGGCCCGCGGCGGATCCAGGAGAAGGTCCGGGAGCTGCGCGTCCTGCTTGGCCTGCCGGAGGACGCGACGCCGCACGCCCTGCGCCATTCCTTCGCCACCCACCTGCTCGGGGCCGGCGGCGACCTGCGCGCGATCCAGGAGCTGCTCGGCCACGCCTCGCTCTCGACCACCCAGCGCTACACCGCGGTCGACGGCGCGCGCCTGCTCGGTGTCTACGACGCCGCCCACCCCCGGGCGCGGGGCTAG
- a CDS encoding DUF484 family protein — protein sequence MTMPRNRSDAAPESPAEKRAAGPTESEVAAYLRAHPDFLERNGDLIEILTPPSPNAEPPVRGRGAVVDLQNYMLERLRKELDGLRDTIDDMVVNSRANLNHQIRIHQAVLALVAAGSFEHLIETVTTDLAIVLDLDVVTLCVEPAEGSLPPRRISGLQQLAPGTIGTLLGDKRSVLLRPEVAGDPEIFGAAAGLVRSDALIRLDIAPAAPPTLIAFGSRQPDHFHPGQGTELLNFLARVLEITIRAWLDLPA from the coding sequence ATGACAATGCCGCGGAACCGGAGCGACGCAGCGCCTGAATCCCCCGCCGAGAAGCGGGCGGCCGGGCCGACGGAGTCCGAGGTCGCCGCCTACCTGCGGGCGCACCCGGACTTCCTCGAGCGCAACGGCGACCTGATCGAGATCCTGACCCCGCCGAGCCCCAACGCGGAGCCGCCGGTGCGCGGTCGCGGCGCCGTGGTCGACCTGCAGAACTACATGCTGGAGCGCCTGCGCAAGGAGCTCGACGGCCTGCGCGACACGATCGACGACATGGTCGTCAACAGCCGCGCCAACTTGAACCACCAGATCCGAATTCACCAGGCGGTGCTGGCCCTTGTCGCCGCCGGCTCCTTCGAGCACCTGATCGAGACGGTGACTACCGACCTGGCGATCGTGCTCGACCTCGACGTGGTCACGCTCTGCGTCGAGCCGGCCGAGGGCAGCCTGCCGCCGCGGCGCATCTCCGGCCTGCAGCAGCTCGCCCCCGGCACGATCGGCACGCTGCTGGGCGACAAGCGCTCGGTCCTTCTGCGCCCCGAGGTCGCCGGCGACCCGGAGATCTTCGGCGCGGCCGCCGGCCTGGTCCGCTCCGACGCGCTGATCCGCCTGGACATCGCGCCGGCAGCGCCGCCGACACTGATCGCCTTCGGCTCGCGCCAGCCCGACCACTTCCACCCGGGCCAGGGCACCGAGCTCCTGAACTTCCTCGCCCGGGTGCTGGAGATCACCATCCGCGCATGGCTGGACCTGCCGGCCTGA
- the fsa gene encoding fructose-6-phosphate aldolase, protein MQFFIDTADVAEIRDLAATGLVDGVTTNPSLVAKSGRDFFEVLAEICALVPGPVSAEVTATEHQAMLAEGRRLAQVADNVVIKVPLTPEGLKACRAFTDEGTKVNVTLCFSPAQALLAAKAGARYISPFIGRLDDISVDGLQLIADIVEIYDAYPAIGTEVLVASVRHPLHVVESAKLGAHVATIPPAVLRAMFKHPLTDKGLAAFLDDWAKTGQKILSDDNAAEPERRSA, encoded by the coding sequence ATGCAGTTCTTCATCGACACCGCCGACGTGGCCGAGATCCGCGATCTCGCAGCGACCGGACTGGTCGACGGCGTGACCACGAACCCCTCGCTGGTCGCGAAATCCGGCCGGGACTTCTTCGAGGTGCTGGCGGAGATCTGCGCGCTGGTGCCGGGCCCGGTCAGCGCCGAGGTCACCGCCACCGAGCATCAGGCCATGCTCGCCGAAGGCCGCCGACTGGCCCAGGTCGCCGACAACGTCGTGATCAAGGTGCCGCTGACCCCGGAGGGCCTGAAGGCCTGCCGCGCCTTCACCGACGAGGGCACCAAGGTCAACGTCACGCTCTGCTTTTCGCCCGCCCAGGCGCTGCTGGCCGCCAAGGCCGGGGCGCGCTACATCTCGCCCTTCATCGGCCGCCTCGACGACATTTCCGTCGACGGCCTGCAGCTGATCGCCGACATCGTGGAGATCTACGATGCCTATCCGGCGATCGGCACCGAAGTCCTGGTGGCCTCGGTGCGCCATCCGCTGCACGTGGTCGAATCGGCGAAGCTGGGCGCCCACGTCGCCACCATTCCGCCGGCCGTCCTGCGCGCGATGTTCAAGCACCCCTTGACAGACAAGGGTCTGGCGGCCTTTCTCGACGACTGGGCCAAGACCGGCCAGAAAATACTGAGCGATGACAATGCCGCGGAACCGGAGCGACGCAGCGCCTGA
- a CDS encoding primosomal protein N' produces the protein MPEHHASSAAAVLPGLQQGPERARLSVLLPLPLAGTYDYLAPPGETLVPGRIVRAPLGNREVVGVVWDDPAGADSVPADKLKAVIGSLDLPPLSEAERRFVEWMADYTVTPPGAVLKLCLSVRDAFLPPRPIQAVRPAADPVSLGLRLTPARRRVLAELAAGPARPATEVARAAGVSVSVVKGLLEAGALESVELPPPPPFEHPDPERPGPDLTAGQSEAAASLRAKVAAGGFSVTLLDGVTGAGKTEVYLEALAEALRAGRQVLVLLPEIALSAVWLERFKARFGVLPAVWHSDLTAAERRLTWRSVARGQAPVVVGARSALFLPYPDLGLIVVDEEHDPAFKQEDGVVYQARDMAVVRGQLGEHPVVLVSATPSLETVVNVERGRYEELRLPERHGAAGLPEVTLVDLRRDRPPRIQGLGQSWLSEALRQGVREALAAGEQALLFLNRRGYAPLTLCRACGHRLDCPNCTAWLVEHRLAGRLQCHHCGHVLALPRHCPACQAEDSLAACGPGVERLAEEVAALYPEARTALLSSDTLTGPAAAAELLRQVRDRELDLLIGTQVVAKGHHFPYLTLVGVVDADLGLMGGDLRAGERTFQLLHQVAGRAGRAERPGRVLLQTTQPEHPVMQALVSGDRDRFLEVEAEQRRQAGMPPFTRLAALILSGPDPEPVDGAARDLARCAPQNQGLQVLGPAPAPLAILRGLHRRRFLVRARREVKLQDLLRAWTAQVKLPGSLRLKIDVDPYSFL, from the coding sequence ATGCCCGAGCACCACGCCAGTTCCGCCGCCGCCGTCCTGCCCGGCCTGCAGCAAGGCCCGGAAAGGGCACGGCTTTCCGTGCTTCTGCCGCTGCCCCTCGCAGGAACCTACGACTACCTCGCGCCGCCCGGCGAGACGCTCGTGCCCGGCCGAATCGTGCGGGCGCCGCTCGGCAACCGCGAGGTCGTCGGAGTCGTCTGGGACGACCCGGCCGGCGCCGATTCGGTGCCGGCGGACAAGCTCAAGGCGGTGATCGGCAGCCTCGACCTGCCGCCCCTGTCCGAGGCGGAGCGGCGCTTCGTCGAATGGATGGCGGATTACACGGTGACGCCCCCCGGCGCGGTCCTCAAGCTCTGCCTCAGCGTGCGCGACGCCTTCCTGCCGCCACGGCCGATCCAGGCCGTGCGCCCGGCGGCGGATCCCGTGTCCCTGGGCCTCCGCCTGACCCCGGCGCGGCGCCGGGTCCTGGCCGAGCTGGCCGCGGGTCCGGCCCGGCCCGCGACCGAGGTTGCGCGCGCCGCCGGGGTCTCGGTCTCGGTGGTCAAGGGCCTGCTGGAGGCCGGGGCCCTGGAGTCCGTCGAGCTGCCACCGCCCCCGCCCTTCGAGCACCCCGATCCGGAGCGGCCCGGCCCCGACTTGACCGCCGGCCAGTCCGAGGCCGCTGCGTCGCTGCGCGCCAAGGTCGCGGCCGGCGGCTTCTCGGTGACCCTGCTCGACGGCGTCACCGGCGCCGGCAAGACCGAGGTCTACCTGGAGGCCCTGGCCGAGGCCCTGCGCGCCGGCCGCCAGGTCCTGGTGCTGCTGCCCGAGATCGCGCTCTCGGCCGTCTGGCTGGAGCGCTTCAAGGCGCGCTTCGGCGTGCTGCCGGCGGTCTGGCACTCCGACCTGACCGCGGCCGAGCGCCGCCTGACTTGGCGCTCGGTGGCCCGGGGCCAGGCGCCGGTGGTGGTTGGCGCCCGCTCGGCGCTCTTTCTGCCTTATCCCGATCTCGGCCTGATCGTGGTCGACGAGGAGCACGATCCCGCCTTCAAGCAGGAGGACGGCGTCGTCTACCAGGCCCGCGACATGGCGGTGGTCCGCGGCCAACTGGGCGAACATCCCGTGGTCCTGGTCTCGGCGACCCCCTCGCTCGAGACCGTGGTCAACGTCGAGCGCGGCCGCTACGAAGAGCTGCGCCTGCCCGAGCGCCACGGCGCCGCCGGCCTGCCCGAGGTCACCCTGGTCGACCTGCGCCGGGACCGGCCGCCTCGGATCCAGGGCCTGGGCCAGAGCTGGCTGTCCGAAGCCCTGCGCCAGGGCGTGCGCGAGGCCCTGGCGGCCGGGGAGCAGGCCCTGCTGTTCCTGAACCGCCGGGGCTACGCGCCGCTGACCCTCTGCCGCGCCTGCGGCCACCGGCTCGATTGTCCCAACTGCACCGCCTGGCTGGTCGAGCACCGCCTGGCCGGGCGCCTGCAGTGCCATCACTGCGGCCACGTCCTGGCGCTGCCCCGGCACTGCCCGGCCTGCCAGGCCGAGGACTCCCTGGCCGCCTGCGGCCCGGGGGTCGAGCGCCTGGCCGAGGAGGTCGCCGCGCTCTACCCCGAGGCCCGGACCGCGCTCTTGTCCAGCGACACCCTGACCGGCCCGGCGGCGGCGGCCGAGCTGCTGCGCCAGGTCCGCGACCGCGAGCTCGACCTCCTGATCGGCACCCAGGTGGTCGCCAAGGGCCACCACTTCCCCTATCTGACCCTGGTCGGCGTGGTCGACGCCGATCTCGGCCTGATGGGCGGGGACCTGCGCGCCGGGGAGCGCACCTTCCAGCTGCTGCACCAGGTCGCCGGCCGCGCCGGCCGGGCCGAGCGCCCCGGCCGCGTCCTGCTGCAGACCACCCAGCCCGAGCATCCGGTGATGCAGGCCCTGGTCTCCGGCGACCGCGACCGCTTCCTGGAGGTCGAGGCCGAGCAGCGGCGCCAGGCCGGCATGCCGCCCTTCACCCGCCTGGCCGCCCTCATCCTCTCCGGCCCCGACCCGGAGCCGGTCGACGGCGCGGCGCGCGACCTCGCCCGCTGCGCGCCGCAAAACCAGGGCCTCCAGGTCCTGGGCCCGGCCCCGGCGCCCCTCGCCATCCTGCGCGGCCTGCACCGCCGCCGCTTCCTGGTCCGCGCCCGCCGCGAGGTGAAGCTCCAGGACCTGCTCCGCGCCTGGACCGCCCAGGTCAAGCTGCCGGGCAGCCTGCGCCTCAAGATCGACGTCGATCCCTACAGCTTTTTGTGA
- a CDS encoding GntG family PLP-dependent aldolase: MREIEVDLYSDTQTRPTPAMRKAIAEAEVGDEQRGEDPTVNRLQETVAELLGKEAAVFLPSGTMCNEIAYRVHGRPGQEIILDQTAHAIHYEAGGPAALCGLMTRPLAGARGIFTAAQVEAALRPKDSRHEPQSAIVSIEQTSNQGGGSVWPLAQIREVAAKAKEHGLAVHMDGARLMNAVVASGVPARDYAAPCDSVWIDLSKGLGCPVGAVLAGDADFIEAAFRSKHLFGGAMRQAGIIAAAGVHALAHHVERLAEDHAKARRLAQGLAQIKGISIDPASVETNLVFFEVEESTGLTAPELSQRLEEGHGVRIGDADQRRLRAVTHLDVPEDGVDTALAAVRAVLAD, encoded by the coding sequence ATGCGCGAGATCGAGGTCGACCTCTACAGCGACACCCAGACCCGGCCGACGCCGGCAATGCGCAAAGCCATCGCCGAGGCTGAGGTCGGCGACGAGCAGCGCGGCGAGGACCCGACCGTCAACCGCCTGCAGGAGACGGTCGCCGAGCTGCTTGGCAAGGAGGCCGCGGTCTTCCTGCCGTCGGGCACCATGTGCAACGAGATCGCCTACCGGGTGCACGGCCGCCCGGGGCAGGAGATCATCCTCGACCAGACCGCCCACGCCATCCACTACGAGGCCGGCGGCCCGGCCGCGCTCTGCGGCCTGATGACCCGGCCGCTGGCGGGCGCGCGGGGCATCTTCACGGCGGCGCAGGTCGAGGCGGCGCTGCGACCCAAGGACAGCCGCCACGAGCCGCAGTCGGCCATCGTCTCGATCGAACAGACCAGCAATCAGGGCGGCGGCAGCGTCTGGCCCCTGGCGCAGATCCGCGAGGTCGCGGCCAAGGCGAAGGAGCACGGCCTCGCGGTCCACATGGACGGCGCGCGCCTGATGAACGCCGTGGTCGCCTCGGGCGTCCCCGCGCGCGACTACGCCGCACCCTGCGACTCGGTCTGGATCGATCTCTCCAAGGGCCTGGGCTGTCCGGTCGGGGCCGTCCTTGCCGGCGATGCCGACTTCATCGAGGCGGCCTTCCGCAGCAAGCACCTCTTCGGCGGCGCGATGCGCCAGGCCGGAATCATCGCCGCCGCCGGCGTCCACGCCCTGGCGCACCACGTCGAGCGACTGGCCGAGGACCATGCCAAGGCGCGCCGCCTGGCTCAGGGCCTGGCGCAGATCAAGGGCATCTCGATCGACCCGGCGAGCGTCGAGACCAACCTGGTCTTCTTCGAGGTCGAGGAGAGCACCGGCCTGACCGCCCCGGAGCTCTCCCAGCGCCTGGAGGAGGGCCACGGCGTGCGCATCGGCGATGCCGACCAGCGCCGCCTGCGCGCCGTCACCCACCTCGACGTCCCCGAGGACGGCGTCGACACGGCCCTGGCGGCCGTGCGCGCGGTGCTGGCGGACTAA
- a CDS encoding VOC family protein — MTDDSQAGTTASVIPHLVVEGAADALEFYKRAFGMEEVMRMESPDGGSIVHAELRHGNGVIFLADEFPQWGSFSPVKVGGTSVTIHLHVRDIDAAYKVAVEAGAEAIMPPEDMFWGDRYGKLRCPFGHDWAMAQHIRDVPLEEMQEGLKKMMPGPAEG; from the coding sequence ATGACCGACGACTCGCAGGCGGGCACGACCGCGAGCGTGATCCCGCATCTGGTGGTCGAGGGCGCGGCCGATGCGCTGGAATTCTACAAGCGGGCCTTCGGTATGGAGGAGGTCATGCGCATGGAGAGCCCGGACGGCGGCAGCATCGTCCATGCCGAGCTGCGCCACGGCAACGGCGTGATCTTCCTCGCCGACGAGTTTCCGCAATGGGGCAGCTTTTCGCCGGTGAAGGTCGGTGGCACCTCGGTCACCATCCATCTGCACGTCCGGGATATCGACGCCGCGTACAAGGTGGCGGTCGAAGCCGGTGCCGAAGCCATCATGCCGCCGGAGGACATGTTTTGGGGCGACCGCTACGGCAAGCTGCGCTGTCCCTTCGGCCACGATTGGGCCATGGCGCAGCACATCCGCGACGTCCCTCTGGAGGAAATGCAGGAGGGCTTGAAGAAGATGATGCCGGGGCCCGCCGAGGGCTGA
- a CDS encoding F0F1 ATP synthase subunit delta, which translates to MAADSTSASGLAGRYAAALFELADDKKELDPVAADLRGLREILGDSEDLQRLIRSPLFSREQQGQALTAILDKSGAGDLARRFVLTVAQNRRLFALPQMIDAFLAELARRRGEVTAEVTSAAPLSDTQRSALDKVLRREYGDKVQMDLRVDESLIGGLIVRVGSRMIDGSLKSKLRKLEFAMKGIG; encoded by the coding sequence TTGGCAGCCGACAGCACCAGCGCCAGCGGCCTCGCCGGCCGCTACGCGGCGGCCTTGTTCGAACTGGCCGACGACAAGAAGGAACTTGACCCGGTCGCGGCAGACCTGCGCGGCCTGCGCGAGATCCTCGGCGACAGCGAGGACCTGCAGCGGCTGATCCGGAGCCCGCTCTTTTCGCGCGAGCAGCAGGGCCAGGCGCTGACCGCGATCCTGGACAAGTCCGGCGCCGGCGATCTGGCACGGCGCTTCGTCCTGACGGTCGCCCAGAACCGGCGCCTCTTCGCGCTGCCGCAGATGATCGACGCCTTCCTGGCCGAGCTGGCCAGGCGCCGCGGCGAAGTCACCGCCGAGGTGACCTCGGCCGCACCGCTCAGCGACACGCAGCGGAGCGCGCTCGACAAGGTCCTGCGCAGGGAATATGGCGACAAGGTCCAGATGGACCTCAGGGTCGACGAAAGCCTGATCGGCGGCCTGATCGTGAGGGTCGGCAGCCGCATGATCGACGGCTCGCTGAAATCCAAACTTCGTAAGCTCGAGTTTGCCATGAAAGGGATCGGGTGA
- the atpA gene encoding F0F1 ATP synthase subunit alpha produces MDIRAAEISAILKEQIDNFGTEADVAEVGQVLSVGDGVARVYGLDNVQAGELVEFPGEISGMALNLEVDNVGIVIFGDDRDIKEGDTVKRTGRIVDAPVGKALLGRVVDALGNPIDGKGPIEGAERQQVEVKAPGIIPRKSVHEPMQTGLKAIDSLIPIGRGQRELIIGDRQTGKTAIIVDTILNQKSINASGDESQKLYCIYVAVGQKRSSVAQLVKTLEDNGALEYSIVIAATASEPAPLQYLAPYTACVMGEYFRDNGMHAVIFYDDLSKQAVAYRQMSLLLRRPPGREAFPGDVFYLHSRLLERAAKMNDDQGAGSLTALPVIETQAGDVSAYIPTNVISITDGQIFLETALFYRGIRPAVNVGLSVSRVGSAAQIKAMKQVAGTIKLELAQFREMEAFAQFASDLDASTQRLLARGARLTELLKQSQYSPLTVEEQVVVIFAGVRGYLDGIGLNDVTRFEQQLLSEVRDKGGDMLEAIRSEKAISDATEEKLKAFMDTFAKTFA; encoded by the coding sequence ATGGACATCCGCGCCGCCGAAATCTCGGCCATTCTGAAGGAGCAGATCGATAACTTCGGCACCGAGGCCGATGTCGCGGAGGTCGGTCAGGTCCTCTCGGTCGGCGACGGCGTGGCCCGCGTCTACGGCCTCGACAACGTGCAGGCGGGCGAGCTGGTCGAGTTCCCCGGCGAGATCAGCGGTATGGCGCTGAATCTCGAGGTCGACAACGTCGGCATCGTGATCTTCGGCGACGACCGCGACATTAAGGAAGGCGACACGGTCAAGCGCACCGGGCGCATCGTCGACGCGCCGGTCGGCAAGGCGTTGCTCGGCCGCGTGGTCGACGCCCTCGGCAATCCGATCGACGGCAAGGGTCCGATCGAAGGCGCCGAGCGCCAGCAGGTCGAGGTCAAAGCGCCGGGCATCATCCCGCGCAAGTCGGTGCACGAGCCGATGCAGACCGGCCTCAAGGCGATCGACAGCCTGATTCCCATTGGCCGCGGCCAGCGCGAGCTGATCATCGGCGACCGCCAGACCGGCAAGACCGCGATCATCGTCGACACCATCCTGAACCAGAAGTCGATCAACGCCAGCGGCGACGAGTCGCAGAAGCTCTACTGCATCTACGTCGCGGTCGGGCAGAAGCGCTCCTCGGTGGCGCAGCTGGTCAAGACCCTGGAGGATAACGGCGCGCTGGAGTACTCCATCGTGATCGCCGCCACGGCGTCCGAGCCGGCGCCGCTGCAGTACCTCGCGCCCTACACTGCCTGCGTCATGGGCGAGTACTTCCGCGACAACGGCATGCATGCGGTGATCTTCTACGACGACCTGTCCAAGCAGGCCGTCGCCTACCGCCAGATGTCGCTGCTGCTGCGCCGCCCGCCGGGCCGCGAGGCCTTTCCCGGCGACGTCTTCTACCTGCATTCCCGGCTGCTGGAGCGGGCGGCCAAGATGAATGACGACCAGGGCGCCGGTTCCCTGACCGCGCTGCCGGTCATCGAGACCCAGGCCGGCGACGTCTCGGCCTACATCCCGACCAACGTCATCTCGATCACCGACGGCCAGATCTTCCTCGAGACGGCCCTGTTCTACCGCGGCATCCGCCCTGCGGTGAACGTCGGGCTCTCGGTCTCCCGCGTCGGCTCGGCGGCCCAGATCAAGGCCATGAAGCAGGTCGCCGGCACCATCAAGCTGGAGCTGGCCCAGTTCCGCGAGATGGAGGCCTTCGCCCAGTTCGCCTCGGATCTCGACGCCTCGACCCAGCGCCTGCTGGCGCGCGGCGCGCGGCTGACCGAGCTGCTGAAGCAGTCGCAGTACTCGCCGCTGACCGTCGAGGAGCAGGTGGTGGTGATCTTCGCCGGCGTCCGCGGCTACCTGGATGGGATCGGCCTGAACGACGTGACCCGCTTCGAGCAGCAGCTGCTCTCCGAGGTGCGCGACAAGGGCGGCGACATGCTGGAAGCGATCCGCAGCGAGAAGGCGATCAGCGACGCCACGGAGGAGAAGCTCAAGGCCTTCATGGACACCTTCGCCAAGACCTTCGCGTAA
- a CDS encoding F0F1 ATP synthase subunit gamma: protein MPSLKDLRVRIGSVKSTQKITSAMKMVAAAKLRRAQEQAEASRPYAERMERMLASLAEGAAERPGAPPLLAGSGKDEVHLLVVATADRGLCGGFNANIAREARRRIDDLVEAGKTVKILCVGRKGRDQLRRSYDRLILETLENVTKPNVNFDAAKMIAGRITQLFEAGEFDVCTIIYARFKSAITQIVTPQQLIPFALPEAEEGEAPAGSSAAAGGAVYEYEPEEQEILDELLPLNLSIQVFKALLENNASEHGARMTAMDSATRNAGEMIGALTLQYNRARQAGITKELIEIVSGAEAL, encoded by the coding sequence ATGCCGAGCCTCAAGGACCTCAGAGTTCGCATTGGCAGCGTCAAGTCGACGCAAAAGATCACCTCGGCCATGAAGATGGTGGCTGCAGCCAAGCTGCGCAGGGCCCAGGAGCAGGCCGAGGCCTCACGCCCCTATGCCGAGCGCATGGAGCGCATGCTGGCCTCCCTGGCCGAGGGCGCGGCGGAGCGGCCAGGCGCGCCGCCCCTGTTGGCCGGCAGCGGCAAGGACGAGGTCCATCTCCTGGTGGTCGCGACCGCCGACCGCGGCCTTTGCGGCGGCTTCAACGCAAACATCGCACGCGAGGCCCGGCGGCGCATCGACGACCTGGTCGAAGCTGGGAAGACCGTCAAGATCCTCTGCGTCGGCCGCAAGGGCCGCGACCAGCTGCGCCGCAGCTATGACCGGCTGATCCTCGAGACCCTGGAGAATGTGACAAAGCCGAACGTCAACTTCGACGCCGCCAAGATGATCGCCGGCCGCATCACCCAGCTCTTCGAGGCCGGGGAGTTCGACGTCTGCACGATCATCTACGCCCGCTTCAAGTCCGCAATCACCCAGATCGTAACGCCGCAGCAGCTGATCCCCTTCGCGCTGCCCGAGGCCGAGGAGGGCGAGGCGCCGGCCGGGTCCAGCGCCGCCGCCGGCGGTGCGGTCTACGAATACGAGCCCGAGGAGCAGGAGATCCTGGACGAGCTCCTTCCGCTCAACCTTTCGATCCAGGTCTTCAAGGCGCTTCTGGAGAACAACGCCAGCGAGCACGGCGCGCGCATGACCGCAATGGACAGCGCGACCCGCAACGCCGGCGAGATGATCGGCGCCCTGACCCTGCAGTACAACCGGGCGCGTCAGGCCGGCATCACCAAGGAACTGATCGAAATCGTATCCGGCGCTGAGGCCCTCTAG
- the atpD gene encoding F0F1 ATP synthase subunit beta: MAKNVVGSITQVMGAVVDVQFEGDLPAIMNALETENQGNRLVLEVAQHLGENTVRTIAMDSTEGLVRGAEVTDTGAPINVPVGPETLGRIINVIGEPIDQRGPVETKMTYPIHRSAPDYVDQSTEAEMLTTGIKVVDLLEPYQKGGKIGLFGGAGVGKTVIIMELINNIAKGHGGYSVFAGVGERTREGNDLYHEMMESGVIQLEGDSKAALVYGQMNEPPGARARVGLTGLTLAEYFRDEEGQDVLFFVDNIFRFTQAGSEVSALLGRIPSAVGYQPTLATDMGTLQERITTTKKGSITSVQAIYVPADDLTDPAPATSFSHLDATTVLSRQIAELGIYPAVDPLDSTSRILDPRVIGEDHYNVAREVQRVLQSYKALQDIIAILGMDELSEEDKLTVARARKIQRFLSQPFHVAEVFTGSPGVFVALEDTIRGFKGIVAGEYDHLPEAAFYMVGTIDDAVAKAQKMAAEAA; encoded by the coding sequence ATGGCCAAGAACGTTGTCGGCAGCATCACGCAGGTCATGGGGGCCGTGGTCGACGTCCAGTTCGAAGGCGACCTGCCGGCGATCATGAACGCGCTGGAGACCGAAAACCAGGGTAACCGGCTGGTCCTCGAGGTTGCCCAGCACCTGGGCGAAAACACGGTGCGGACCATCGCCATGGACTCCACCGAAGGTCTGGTTCGCGGCGCCGAGGTCACCGACACCGGGGCGCCGATCAACGTGCCGGTCGGCCCGGAGACCCTGGGCCGGATCATCAACGTCATCGGCGAGCCGATCGATCAGCGCGGCCCGGTCGAGACCAAGATGACCTACCCGATCCACCGCTCCGCGCCGGACTACGTCGACCAGTCGACCGAAGCCGAGATGCTGACCACGGGGATCAAGGTTGTCGACCTGCTGGAGCCCTACCAGAAGGGCGGCAAGATCGGCCTCTTCGGCGGCGCCGGGGTCGGCAAGACCGTGATCATCATGGAGCTGATCAACAACATCGCCAAGGGTCACGGCGGCTATTCGGTCTTCGCCGGGGTCGGCGAGCGGACCCGCGAGGGCAACGACCTCTATCACGAGATGATGGAGTCCGGCGTCATCCAGCTCGAGGGTGACTCCAAGGCGGCGCTGGTCTACGGCCAGATGAACGAGCCGCCGGGGGCCCGCGCCCGGGTCGGCCTGACCGGTCTGACCCTGGCCGAGTACTTCCGCGACGAGGAAGGCCAGGACGTCCTGTTCTTCGTCGACAACATTTTCCGCTTCACTCAGGCCGGCTCCGAGGTCTCGGCGCTGCTCGGCCGGATTCCCTCCGCGGTCGGCTACCAGCCGACCTTGGCGACCGACATGGGCACCCTGCAGGAGCGGATCACGACCACGAAGAAGGGCTCGATCACCTCGGTCCAGGCGATCTACGTGCCCGCGGACGACCTGACCGATCCGGCGCCAGCGACCTCCTTCTCGCACCTGGACGCCACCACCGTCCTGTCGCGCCAGATCGCCGAGCTCGGCATCTATCCGGCCGTCGATCCGCTGGACTCGACCAGCCGCATCCTCGATCCCCGGGTCATCGGCGAGGACCACTACAACGTCGCGCGCGAGGTTCAGCGGGTCCTGCAGAGCTACAAGGCGCTGCAGGACATCATCGCCATCCTGGGCATGGACGAGCTCTCGGAAGAGGACAAGCTGACCGTCGCCCGGGCGCGCAAGATTCAGCGCTTCCTGTCACAGCCCTTCCACGTGGCCGAGGTCTTCACCGGCAGCCCCGGTGTCTTCGTCGCGCTTGAGGACACCATCCGCGGGTTCAAGGGCATTGTCGCCGGCGAGTACGACCACCTGCCGGAAGCGGCCTTCTACATGGTCGGCACCATCGACGACGCGGTGGCGAAGGCGCAGAAGATGGCGGCCGAAGCCGCGTAG